The Amblyomma americanum isolate KBUSLIRL-KWMA chromosome 3, ASM5285725v1, whole genome shotgun sequence genome window below encodes:
- the PIG-G gene encoding phosphatidylinositol glycan anchor biosynthesis class G, with product MRILTKSGCSSPERPAGARIDEEQTCTSRAPVQTRASEREWPNEKTAITIWSCLNRIGRSRIFKCYENCPSLVTVRERKMYAKQWCVLWFVAITYVIGLTLFWYGFFAIVKKPAGRSSSEQVNYPYDLCGKPDVKTPSEAAISVAVKSKRKLVFVLIDALRLDFVTSRPESLPFVSSLVQRNAAALYHCRGFSPTVTLPRIKTLLTGTVPGFGDVMLNLNAAAINEDNWVYQARAAGRRVVFYGDDTWLRILPGHFERHDGTTSFFVSDYTEVDQNVTRHVPAEMDARDWDVLVLHYLGLDHIGHSHGPSSSLVDRKLAEMDDVLSVIHGSLIKREDENHLIVVTGDHGMTALGNHGGSSELEVMTPLILIPTRGWSFGSAQMSAPEIVSQVDIAPTLSLLIGLPIPKGSFGIALPAVLATANYTILERLFLLQYNLQQLLSVYQAEFGSDNKISVQAKESLCTLLDVITNKEDNLEDEAAARQSLLLNIMSDIQSALLSTSTTVDMTLVGTGVSIALKGALTLFLLMLSIVQGYSHRIPRFHQTAFAVSAMLAFFEYSTLCAFFPSSQSCGNGTWSGFLSLLSASVTALTSSFFFRPFSRLETPEFPQLFILSCTIFHGISFVSSSFIEEEHLTWYFMTTSVVLILCFYYSRLSVHSPLLTFKKGFCIMALLRVLRSWNSTGDKWAHLPDIADWLGEDGHRHVLAFLILTGIVAVILTSSQQKKQFSSFLLYLALLDLCLYKMKLIYYGDAEGVENFYWYLPLLVALGVFQQYRSGSVCDLLTAMIQSWVLLCLLLHMPQNVPMFTLVILLEKVVHYLLGELPLTVTYRALLYFWFGMCCHFHQGNSNKLSTISVSAGYVGVSSYNPLLVGLLMATHTYSSLVFWLLMFWKRITEPQALDLREGLGRTRLLACCMFLLAKFATTAWYLLLVVIQRYHLFVLTVFSPKLVYEAAHALVVLFITFVTAVLLC from the coding sequence ATGCGGATTTTGACAAAAAGCGGCTGCTCGAGCCCAGAACGACCTGCTGGAGCGCGAATCGACGAGGAGCAAACGTGCACGTCGAGAGCGCCCGTACAGACCAGAGCATCAGAACGAGAGTGGCCGAATGAGAAGACCGCGATAACCATATGGTCTTGCCTGAACAGGATTGGGCGGAGTCGCATTTTCAAGTGCTACGAGAACTGTCCGTCGCTGGTGACGGTGCGAGAAAGAAAAATGTACGCAAAACAGTGGTGCGTCCTCTGGTTCGTCGCAATCACCTACGTGATCGGACTGACATTATTCTGGTACGGCTTCTTCGCTATTGTCAAGAAGCCCGCGGGACGCTCCTCCAGCGAGCAAGTGAACTACCCGTATGACTTATGCGGGAAGCCAGACGTCAAGACACCGTCTGAGGCAGCAATATCGGTCGCTGTTAAATCAAAACGCAAGCTGGTGTTCGTACTTATTGACGCTCTGCGGCTTGACTTCGTCACATCGCGTCCGGAATCGCTGCCGTTCGTCTCATCGTTGGTGCAGAGGAACGCGGCGGCACTGTACCACTGTCGGGGCTTCTCGCCCACCGTGACACTGCCGCGCATAAAGACGCTGCTGACGGGCACAGTGCCAGGTTTCGGCGACGTCATGCTCAACCTGAACGCAGCCGCCATCAACGAAGACAACTGGGTCTACCAGGCACGCGCCGCGGGCCGCCGTGTCGTCTTCTACGGCGACGACACCTGGCTGCGGATCTTGCCGGGCCACTTCGAGCGCCATGACGGCACCACATCCTTCTTTGTGTCAGATTACACCGAGGTGGACCAAAACGTGACGCGACACGTGCCAGCCGAGATGGACGCTCGTGACTGGGATGTGCTTGTCCTGCACTATCTGGGACTGGACCATATTGGCCACTCGCATGgcccatcatcatcactcgtcgACCGCAAGCTGGCCGAGATGGATGATGTCCTGTCTGTGATACACGGGTCTTTGATTAAGAGGGAGGATGAGAATCATCTAATTGTGGTCACGGGAGACCACGGCATGACTGCTTTGGGCAATCACGGTGGCAGCTCAGAGCTGGAGGTCATGACTCCATTAATCTTGATTCCTACACGTGGGTGGTCCTTCGGCAGCGCACAGATGTCGGCACCAGAAATAGTGTCTCAGGTGGACATCGCTCCGACACTGAGCCTTCTAATAGGTCTTCCTATTCCGAAAGGCAGCTTTGGAATCGCATTGCCGGCTGTCCTTGCTACAGCTAATTACACCATTCTGGAACGGCTTTTTCTTCTACAATACAATCTGCAGCAACTACTTTCAGTCTACCAGGCAGAGTTTGGAAGTGACAACAAGATTTCTGTGCAGGCTAAGGAAAGCTTGTGCACACTTTTGGATGTGATTACAAATAAGGAGGACAACTTAGAGGATGAAGCTGCAGCAAGACAATCATTGCTTTTGAACATTATGTCTGACATCCAGAGCGCTCTTTTGAGTACCAGTACCACTGTTGATATGACCCTTGTAGGCACTGGAGTATCAATTGCGCTCAAAGGAGCGCTGACGTTATTCTTGTTGATGTTGTCCATTGTCCAAGGTTATAGCCATCGTATTCCCCGGTTCCACCAGACCGCCTTTGCCGTAAGTGCAATGCTAGCCTTCTTCGAGTACTCCACATTGTGTGCCTTCTTCCCATCTAGTCAGAGTTGTGGCAATGGTACCTGGTCAGGCTTCCTGTCACTATTGTCTGCCTCAGTCACAGCCCTGACAAGTTCCTTCTTCTTTCGGCCTTTCAGCCGCCTTGAGACTCCAGAGTTTCCACAGCTATTCATTCTTAGCTGCACAATCTTCCATGGCATCAGTTTTGTGTCTTCCAGCTTCATAGAGGAAGAACACCTGACATGGTACTTCATGACAACAAGTGTTGTCTTGATCCTGTGCTTCTACTATTCTCGTCTCAGTGTGCATAGCCCTCTGCTCACTTTCAAGAAGGGATTTTGCATCATGGCTCTTCTCAGGGTGCTTCGCTCGTGGAACAGCACAGGTGACAAGTGGGCACACCTCCCGGACATTGCAGACTGGCTGGGAGAGGATGGCCACCGCCACGTCCTGGCATTTCTCATTCTCACAGGCATCGTGGCAGTGATCTTAACGTCTTCGCAACAAAAGAAGCAGTTCTCTTCGTTCCTCCTCTACCTCGCGTTGCTGGACCTGTGCCTGTACAAAATGAAACTCATATACTATGGCGACGCAGAAGGCGTTGAGAACTTCTACTGGTACCTGCCACTCTTGGTGGCCCTGGGCGTCTTCCAGCAGTACCGATCAGGCAGTGTCTGTGACCTCCTGACGGCCATGATTCAGTCTTGGGTTCTGCTGTGCCTACTCTTGCACATGCCACAGAATGTCCCCATGTTTACATTGGTCATCCTTTTGGAGAAGGTCGTGCACTATTTGCTTGGCGAGCTTCCACTCACTGTAACATACAGGGCACTGCTATACTTCTGGTTTGGCATGTGTTGCCATTTCCATCAAGGCAACTCTAATAAGCTGTCCACAATCAGTGTCTCAGCTGGCTATGTAGGAGTGAGCAGTTATAACCCATTGCTCGTTGGCCTCTTGATGGCCACTCATACCTACAGCAGTCTTGTCTTCTGGCTACTGATGTTCTGGAAGCGGATCACAGAGCCTCAGGCTCTTGATCTTAGGGAAGGTCTCGGCAGGACCAGGCTGCTTGCATGCTGTATGTTCTTGTTGGCAAAGTTTGCCACAACAGCTTGGTATCTGTTGCTGGTGGTGATTCAGAGGTATCATCTCTTTGTCTTAACTGTGTTTAGCCCAAAGCTAGTCTATGAAGCAGCGCATGCCTTAGTGGTGCTGTTTATCACCTTTGTCACAGCCGTGCTGCTGTGTTGA
- the Arl5 gene encoding ADP-ribosylation factor-like 5 has translation MGILFAKLWSLFTNEEHKVVIVGLNNAGKTTILYQFLMNEVVHTSPTIGSNVEEVVWKNVHFIMWDLGGQESLRATWNTYYSNAEFLIVVVDSMDRERLPLTKEELWKMLSHEDLTKAAVLIFANKQDIKGCMSPREISEQLNLTSIKKNRWQIQACCALTGEGLYQGLEWVYSQLKNKK, from the exons AGCACAAGGTTGTCATCGTGGGCCTGAACAATGCCGGCAAGACAACAATACTTTACCAGTT CCTGATGAACGAGGTGGTACACACGTCGCCTACAATAGGCAGCAACGTGGAGGAAGTGGTGTGGAAAAATGTTCACTTCATCATGTGGGACCTGGGCGGCCAAGAGTCTCTACGTGCCACCTGGAACACATACTACAGTAACGCTGAG TTTCTCATAGTGGTGGTAGACAGCATGGACCGGGAACGGCTACCACTGACAAAGGAAGAGCTTTGGAAGATGCTTTCACATGAG GATCTCACCAAGGCAGCAGTGTTGATTTTTGCCAACAAGCAAGACATCAAGGGTTGCATGTCTCCACGGGAGATTTCTGAGCAGTTGAACCTGACCTCCATCAAGAAGAACCGGTGGCAGATCCAGGCCTGCTGTGCACTCACAGGCGAAGG GTTGTACCAGGGGCTGGAGTGGGTGTACTCACAGCTGAAGAACAAGAAGTGA